Proteins encoded together in one Drosophila albomicans strain 15112-1751.03 chromosome 2R, ASM965048v2, whole genome shotgun sequence window:
- the LOC117576009 gene encoding xaa-Pro dipeptidase-like, which translates to MATYQMGSCHAVPMTLFKNNRDKVTKAVLSNLQESLKFEAGSLQLLLEGGKDKSLYNTDVDYVFRQESYFQYLFGVKEPGCWGILNIDVKSSTSRSVLFVPRLPELYETWMGQLLTTDDFKVMYEVDEVYFEDELEAYLERTAPKLILTLSGTNSDSGLTMQPPEYAGKEKYVVNCDALYPIISECRVIKSAEEIEVLRYVAKVSSDAHIKVMQFIRPGRMEYEGESVFLHHAYAVGGCRHASYTCICGSGTNSAILHYGHAGAPNNRPIQDGELCLFDMGANYCGYAADITCTFPANGKFTEDQKFIYNAVLDARNAVMNTARDGVSWVDMHRLAGRVLLERLKAGGVLNGDVDEMLEAGLSGVFQPHGLGHLLGLDVHDVGGYLPAEPLRPSEEWLSKLRFARILRAGMYVTIEPGCYFIGRLMNNALANPELRKFLNVEVFERFRNFGGVRIEDDVLITKTGTENFAIVPRTVEEIEAAMAAK; encoded by the coding sequence ATGGCCACCTATCAAATGGGATCATGTCACGCAGTGCCGATGACTTTGTTCAAAAACAACCGAGACAAAGTCACCAAGGCTGTGCTCAGCAATCTGCAAGAGAGCCTCAAGTTTGAAGCTGGCTCACTGCAATTACTGCTGGAGGGTGGCAAGGACAAGAGTTTGTACAACACTGACGTGGACTATGTGTTTCGCCAGGAGTCGTACTTCCAATACCTGTTTGGCGTTAAGGAGCCAGGTTGCTGGGGTATTCTGAACATTGATGTGAAGTCCAGCACTTCAAGATCTGTGCTCTTTGTTCCTCGTTTGCCAGAGCTCTACGAAACTTGGATGGGACAACTGCTCACTACAGATGATTTCAAAGTAATGTACGAGGTTGATGAAGTGTATTTTGAGGATGAACTCGAAGCGTATCTGGAGAGAACCGCACCCAAGTTAATATTGACGCTCAGTGGCACAAACAGCGATAGCGGCCTGACCATGCAACCGCCAGAGTATGCGGGCAAGGAGAAGTATGTGGTCAACTGTGACGCTCTCTATCCAATCATATCAGAATGTCGCGTTATCAAGTCCGCGGAGGAAATTGAAGTGCTGCGCTATGTGGCCAAAGTATCATCTGATGCTCACATTAAGGTCATGCAGTTCATTCGCCCCGGTCGCATGGAGTACGAAGGTGAATCGGTCTTCTTGCACCATGCCTACGCTGTGGGTGGTTGTCGCCACGCCTCCTACACCTGCATCTGTGGTAGCGGCACTAATTCGGCAATCCTGCATTATGGACATGCCGGAGCCCCGAACAATCGTCCCATTCAGGATGGGGAATTGTGTTTGTTCGATATGGGTGCCAATTATTGTGGCTATGCTGCCGATATCACTTGCACTTTTCCGGCCAATGGCAAGTTCACGGAGGATCAGAAATTCATCTATAATGCTGTGTTGGATGCACGCAATGCTGTGATGAATACCGCCCGCGATGGTGTCTCCTGGGTGGACATGCATCGGCTGGCGGGTCGTGTCCTGCTCGAGCGTCTGAAGGCGGGTGGCGTGTTGAATGGCGATGTGGATGAAATGCTCGAGGCGGGCCTCTCTGGCGTCTTTCAGCCGCATGGTTTGGGCCATTTGCTGGGTCTCGATGTACACGATGTGGGAGGTTATCTGCCGGCGGAGCCACTACGTCCCAGTGAGGAGTGGCTGAGCAAGTTGCGCTTCGCACGCATTCTGAGGGCGGGCATGTATGTGACCATTGAGCCGGGCTGCTATTTCATTGGCAGGCTGATGAACAATGCGCTGGCTAATCCCGAGTTACGTAAATTCCTGAATGTGGAGGTGTTTGAGCGATTCCGTAACTTTGGCGGAGTGCGCATTGAAGATGATGTGCTGATTACGAAGACGGGCACCGAGAACTTTGCAATTGTGCCGCGTACAGTGGAGGAAATCGaggcagcaatggcagcaaagTAA
- the LOC117576008 gene encoding LOW QUALITY PROTEIN: xaa-Pro dipeptidase-like (The sequence of the model RefSeq protein was modified relative to this genomic sequence to represent the inferred CDS: inserted 1 base in 1 codon) translates to MTRYYEELWSMPMTLFKDNRDKVTKAVLSNLQESLKFEAGSLQLLLEGGKDKGLYNTDVEDVFRQESYFQYLFGVKEPGCWGILNIDVKSSTSRSVLFVPRSTWRGKLLTAEVRAKYEVDEVYLXDELEAFLERTAPKLILTLSATNSDSGLTMRPPEFAGKEKYVVNCDALYPIILECRVIKSAEEIEVLRYVAKGASDAHIKAMQFIRPGRSKIEGESVCMYHARKVGACVHASYTCICDSGTNSEILHYGDARTPNDRPFQDGELCLFDMGANCCGYAANITSTFPANGKFTEDQKFIYNAVLDARNAVMNTARDGVSWVDMHRLAGRVLLERLKAGGMLNGDVDEMLEAGLAGVFQPHGLGHLLGLSEEWLSKLRFARILRAGMYVTIEPGCYFIGRLMNNALANPELRKFLNVEVFERFRNFGGVRIENDVLITKTGTENFAIVPRTVEEIERIYNNNTGWLIDPPRDGKRRDISLIDICNIQ, encoded by the exons atgaccCGCTATTATGAAGAGCTATGGAGCATGCCGATGACTCTGTTCAAAGACAACCGAGACAAAGTCACCAAGGCTGTGCTCAGCAATCTGCAAGAGAGCCTCAAGTTTGAAGCTGGCTCACTGCAATTACTGCTGGAGGGTGGCAAGGACAAGGGTTTGTACAACACTGACGTGGAGGATGTGTTTCGCCAGGAGTCGTACTTCCAATACCTGTTTGGCGTTAAGGAGCCAGGTTGCTGGGGTATTCTGAACATTGATGTGAAGTCCAGCACTTCAAGATCTGTGCTCTTTGTTCCTCGTTCGACTTGGAGAGGAAAACTGCTCACAGCAGAAGTACGAGCAAAGTACGAGGTTGATGAAGTGTATT AGGATGAACTCGAAGCGTTTCTGGAGAGAACCGCACCCAAGTTAATATTGACGCTCAGTGCCACAAACAGCGATAGCGGCCTGACCATGCGACCGCCAGAGTTTGCGGGCAAGGAGAAGTATGTGGTCAACTGTGACGCTCTCTATCCAATCATATTAGAGTGTCGCGTTATCAAGTCCGCGGAGGAAATTGAAGTGCTGCGCTATGTGGCCAAAGGAGCATCTGATGCTCACATTAAGGCCATGCAGTTCATTCGCCCCGGTCGCTCGAAGATAGAAGGTGAATCGGTCTGCATGTACCATGCCCGCAAAGTGGGCGCTTGTGTCCACGCCTCCTACACCTGCATCTGTGATAGCGGTACTAATTCGGAAATCCTGCATTATGGAGACGCCAGAACCCCGAACGATCGCCCCTTTCAGGATGGGGAATTGTGCCTGTTCGATATGGGTGCCAATTGTTGTGGCTATGCTGCCAATATCACTTCCACTTTTCCGGCCAATGGCAAGTTCACGGAGGATCAGAAATTCATCTATAATGCTGTGTTGGATGCACGCAATGCTGTGATGAATACCGCTCGCGATGGTGTCTCCTGGGTGGACATGCATCGGCTGGCGGGTCGTGTCCTGCTCGAGCGTCTGAAGGCGGGTGGCATGTTGAATGGCGATGTGGATGAAATGCTCGAGGCGGGCCTCGCTGGCGTCTTTCAGCCGCATGGTTTGGGCCATTTGCTGGGTCTCAGCGAGGAGTGGTTGAGCAAGTTGCGCTTCGCACGCATTCTGAGGGCGGGCATGTATGTGACCATTGAGCCGGGCTGCTATTTCATTGGCAGGCTGATGAACAATGCGCTGGCTAATCCGGAGCTACGTAAATTCCTGAATGTGGAGGTGTTTGAGCGATTCCGTAACTTTGGTGGCGTGCGCATTGAAAATGATGTGCTGATTACGAAGACGGGCACCGAGAACTTTGCCATTGTGCCGCGCACAGTGGAGGAAATCGAAcgaatatacaataataatacaggTTGGCTGATTGACCCCCCCCGGGACGGTAAACGGAGAGACATATCCTTAATAGATATTTGCAATATTCagtaa
- the LOC117576011 gene encoding saccharopine dehydrogenase-like oxidoreductase, producing MATERLDVIIFGATGFTGKYTVYEAVSVLKDLRWGIAGRNREKLQTVLKEMGAKAKKDLSQIPIIIADVNDDASLLEMAKACRIVVNTTGPYRFYGENVVRACIEAGTHHVDVSGETQYMETMQLKYNERAKERGVYIVSACGFDSIPADMGVVFVEKNFDGVVNSVETFLTTGAKDVSPDTKSAGINTGTWESAVHGLAHSNELLDIRQKLYSEKLPKFSPILKPRLLMFKSSEVNKVCLPFPGPDRSVVMRSQRFLYEHDKKRPVQMHAYVGFSSWTAAIVVAIFATFFSLMTKFKLGRTLLLKYPSLLSGGFVSTTGPSEARMEKSFFKMTMKAKGWPSSQRLAEGSDQYTEPPTKTLMVRVSGPNPGYGSTCVALLSTAVTILRESNKMPSTGGVLPPGAAFSKTSLISELEKHEHGMKFEILANK from the coding sequence ATGGCAACTGAACGTCTCGATGTCATAATTTTTGGTGCCACAGGCTTCACCGGCAAATACACCGTCTACGAAGCGGTTTCTGTGTTGAAGGATCTGCGATGGGGTATCGCTGGACGGAATCGCGAGAAACTGCAGACCGTGCTGAAGGAGATGGGCGCCAAGGCAAAGAAAGACTTGTCACAGATCCCCATCATTATAGCCGATGTCAACGACGATGCTTCCCTGCTTGAGATGGCCAAAGCCTGCCGCATTGTGGTCAACACTACAGGTCCATATCGTTTCTATGGTGAAAATGTGGTGCGCGCCTGCATTGAAGCCGGCACACATCATGTTGACGTCAGTGGAGAGACGCAGTACATGGAAACCATGCAGTTGAAGTACAACGAACGTGCCAAGGAGCGTGGCGTCTACATTGTGAGCGCTTGTGGCTTTGATTCCATACCCGCCGACATGGGTGTTGTGTTTGTGGAGAAGAACTTCGATGGAGTTGTCAATTCCGTGGAAACGTTTCTGACCACTGGCGCCAAGGATGTGAGCCCAGACACCAAGTCAGCGGGTATTAACACCGGCACCTGGGAGAGCGCTGTCCATGGCTTGGCGCATTCGAATGAGTTGCTTGACATTCgccaaaaattgtattcaGAGAAATTGCCCAAATTCTCCCCCATCTTGAAGCCGCGTCTACTGATGTTCAAGTCATCGGAAGTGAACAAGGTTTGCCTGCCATTCCCGGGTCCCGATCGTTCGGTGGTCATGCGTTCACAACGCTTCCTCTACGAGCATGACAAGAAGCGACCGGTGCAAATGCATGCCTACGTTGGTTTCTCCTCTTGGACGGCTGCAATCGTGGTAGCCATATTTGCTACCTTCTTTAGTTTGATGACAAAATTCAAGCTTGGTCGCACCTTGCTGCTAAAATATCCCAGCCTTCTATCGGGCGGCTTTGTCTCAACCACTGGACCAAGTGAGGCGCGCATGGAGAAATCATTCTTTAAGATGACCATGAAGGCTAAGGGCTGGCCCAGTTCACAACGTCTGGCCGAGGGATCCGATCAGTACACTGAGCCACCAACCAAAACGTTGATGGTTCGCGTGTCTGGTCCCAATCCTGGCTATGGTTCCACCTGTGTGGCTCTGCTTTCCACGGCTGTGACTATTCTGCGCGAGAGTAACAAAATGCCCAGCACTGGAGGCGTTTTGCCACCTGGCGCTGCCTTCTCCAAGACCAGTTTGATCAGTGAGCTGGAGAAGCACGAGCATGGCATGAAGTTTGAGATTTTggccaacaaataa
- the LOC117576016 gene encoding uncharacterized protein LOC117576016, with the protein MSSPRDQLRCSRKGCKYTTNRSYNLERHERNHEKGKVPVSQCQPCPHCPYAAGSLHNLMRHISKKHVNASPVKKENGRLVSVDPVKEEEMGDNEEKDEETKMEQSTPPTEQTLQATVHKSSPKRERKPLKPASVSEQLQRASLWDWSTLQQQEKNFQRRYGLATECKIHRQTVNLFKLYALVRARGGALNVDAWDDVASSLGFATRAACGRHVRDKYMGVLIEFEKREEERLEECKDFLDVPSWWDDGNFVGANKDHKPNVTARSESEAISPFNNNVRSAIVKIIFNKYYKKHLRGGDPFKRFNVKDSWLRATMLSSHALISQMHFKHYSP; encoded by the exons ATGAGCAGTCCTCGAGACCAACTTCGCTGCAGCAGGAAAGGATGTAAATACACCACAAATAGATCGTACAATCTCGAGCGTCATGAGCGCAACCATGAGAAGGGCAAAGTGCCGGTTTCCCAGTGCCAACCGTGTCCACATTGCCCTTATGCCGCCGGATCTCTGCACAATTTGATGCGGCACATTAGTAAAAAGCATGTCAATGCCTCGCCAGTCAAAAAGGAAAACGGCAGGCTAGTCAGCGTTGACCCCGTGAAGGAGGAGGAGATGGGGGATAATGAGGAGAAAGACGAAGAAACGAAGATGGAACAATCAACACCACCGACTGAGCAAACATTACAAGCAACCGTTCATAAATCTAGTCCTAAGCGGGAAAGGAAGCCATTGAAACCAGCTTCAGTAAGTGAGCAACTGCAGCGGGCTTCACTTTGGGATTGGAGCACGTTGCAGCAACAAGAGAAGAATTTCCAGAGACGTTATGGTCTGGCTACCGAGTGTAAAATACACAGGCAGACCGTTAACTTATTCAA ACTTTACGCTTTGGTGAGAGCCCGAGGAGGAGCTCTTAACGTCGATGCCTGGGATGATGTGGCAAGCTCCCTTGGCTTTGCCACACGGGCAGCTTGTGGACGTCATGTGCGTGACAAGTACATGGGTGTCCTGATAGAGTttgagaagagagaagaggaaCGTTTAGAGGAGTGCAAGGACTTTCTTGATGTTCCTTCTTGGTGGGACGATGGCAACTTCGTTGGTGCCAACAAGGATCATAAACCCAATGTTACAGCACGGTCTGAGAGTGAAGCTATTAGTCCATTCAACAATAATGTTAGATCTGCCAttgtgaaaataattttcaataagtaTTATAAGAAACATCTTAGAGGCGGTGATCCGTTCAAGCGGTTCAATGTGAAGGACTCTTGGCTCAGGGCCACAATGCTGAGTTCTCATGCGCTTATTtcccaaatgcattttaaacaCTATTCTCCGTGA
- the LOC117576010 gene encoding palmitoyltransferase ZDHHC6 isoform X2, with protein MVAVFVYLCASKVSVVFITVLTVHTVKLYLKIMCAALSGFRRFLHWGPITALSIIKCITLTTLYMNSMWWPPNESFAAFAHQALFLLLSTLATYNYIMATVTGPGLLPKQWQPKDPKDTEFLQFCKECEGYKAPRSHHCRKCNRCVKKMDHHCPWINHCVGWANHAYFTYFLLFSILGSIQGSVVLSCSFYRGIYRYYYLTHGLAHLASVQFTVGSIIMCILGMGLAIGVVIGLSMLLYIQLKTIVSNQTGIEIWIVEKALYRRYRSQTEEPYVYPYDLGWRSNLRQVFNDECQTRGDGIEWPVVEGCNQYSLTCEQLAQKEEKRARTRTYKCIANVSGRWLPIFSQGWRVCVSAPCTDEPRIRLQPGDIIRVTRFRRHWLFGEREVSDTLQKRKSPRRGPIRGWFPRRCVVGLSEVPDSADSSEDSPKGKAAPAAFAAIAGNSNGNGHSHLKQQQRNGHSKKYM; from the exons ATGgtcgctgtttttgtttacctGTGCGCCAGCAAAGTGTCGGTCGTCTTTATTACCGTTCTGACCGTCCACAcagttaaattatatttaaaaataatgtgtgCCGCGCTATCAGGCTTTCGGCGCTTTCTTCACTGGGGCCCCATCACCGCACTAA GCATCATTAAGTGCATCACGCTGACGACACTCTACATGAACTCGATGTGGTGGCCACCAAATGAATCGTTTGCCGCCTTCGCCCATCAGGCTTTGTTCCTGCTACTCTCCACTTTGGCCACATACAATTACATCATGGCCACGGTGACAGGTCCCGGCTTGCTACCCAAACAATGGCAGCCCAAG GACCCCAAGGACACGGAGTTCCTGCAGTTCTGCAAAGAGTGTGAGGGCTATAAAGCTCCTCGATCCCATCACTGCCGCAAAT GCAATCGCTGTGTGAAGAAGATGGATCATCATTGCCCCTGGATCAATCATTGCGTTGGCTGGGCCAATCACGCCTACTTCACATATTTTCTGCTCTTCTCCATTCTGGGCAGTATTCAGGGATCAGTGGTGCTCAGTTGTTCCTTCTATCGCGGCATTTACCGCTACTATTATTTGACCCATGGCCTGGCGCACTTGGCCAGCGTTCAGTTCACGGTGGGCAGTATTATAATGTGCATACTGGGCATGGGTCTGGCCATTGGTGTCGTGATTGGCCTCAGCATGCTGCTGTACATTCAACTCAAGACGATTGTCAGCAATCAAACGGGCATCGAAATTTGGATTGTGGAGAAGGCGCTCTACCGTCGCTACAGATCGCAAACGGAGGAGCCGTATGTGTATCCCTATGATCTGGGCTGGCGAAGCAATCTGCGTCAGGTGTTCAATGACGAGTGTCAAACTCGCGGCGACGGCATCGAATGGCCCGTCGTAGAAGGTTGCAATCAGTACTCACTAACA TGCGAACAGCTGGCCCagaaggaggagaagagaGCGCGCACACGCAC CTACAAGTGCATAGCGAATGTCTCTGGTCGCTGGCTGCCCATATTCTCACAAGGCTGGCGCGTGTGCGTCAGTGCTCCTTGCACCGATGAGCCACGCATTCGCCTGCAACCGGGCGACATCATCAGGGTGACGCGTTTCCGTCGTCACTGGCTGTTTGGAGAGCGGGAAGTCAGCGATACGCTGCAGAAGCGGAAGTCGCCAAGAAGAGGTCCTATTCGTGGTTGGTTTCCTCGGCGCTGTGTTGTGGGACTCAGCGAAGTGCCTGATTCGGCGGACAGCAGCGAAGATAGTCCAAAAGGCAaagctgctccagctgctttTGCGGCAATAGCTGGCAATAGTAATGGCAATGGGCACAGCCatctgaagcagcagcaacgcaatGGACACAGTAAGAAGTATATGTAA
- the LOC117576010 gene encoding palmitoyltransferase ZDHHC6 isoform X1, which produces MVAVFVYLCASKVSVVFITVLTVHTVKLYLKIMCAALSGFRRFLHWGPITALSIIKCITLTTLYMNSMWWPPNESFAAFAHQALFLLLSTLATYNYIMATVTGPGLLPKQWQPKDPKDTEFLQFCKECEGYKAPRSHHCRKCNRCVKKMDHHCPWINHCVGWANHAYFTYFLLFSILGSIQGSVVLSCSFYRGIYRYYYLTHGLAHLASVQFTVGSIIMCILGMGLAIGVVIGLSMLLYIQLKTIVSNQTGIEIWIVEKALYRRYRSQTEEPYVYPYDLGWRSNLRQVFNDECQTRGDGIEWPVVEGCNQYSLTCEQLAQKEEKRARTRTYKCIANVSGRWLPIFSQGWRVCVSAPCTDEPRIRLQPGDIIRVTRFRRHWLFGEREVSDTLQKRKSPRRGPIRGWFPRRCVVGLSEMPDSADSSEDSPKGKAAPAAFAAIAGNSNGNGHSHLKQQQRNGHSKKYM; this is translated from the exons ATGgtcgctgtttttgtttacctGTGCGCCAGCAAAGTGTCGGTCGTCTTTATTACCGTTCTGACCGTCCACAcagttaaattatatttaaaaataatgtgtgCCGCGCTATCAGGCTTTCGGCGCTTTCTTCACTGGGGCCCCATCACCGCACTAA GCATCATTAAGTGCATCACGCTGACGACACTCTACATGAACTCGATGTGGTGGCCACCAAATGAATCGTTTGCCGCCTTCGCCCATCAGGCTTTGTTCCTGCTACTCTCCACTTTGGCCACATACAATTACATCATGGCCACGGTGACAGGTCCCGGCTTGCTACCCAAACAATGGCAGCCCAAG GACCCCAAGGACACGGAGTTCCTGCAGTTCTGCAAAGAGTGTGAGGGCTATAAAGCTCCTCGATCCCATCACTGCCGCAAAT GCAATCGCTGTGTGAAGAAGATGGATCATCATTGCCCCTGGATCAATCATTGCGTTGGCTGGGCCAATCACGCCTACTTCACATATTTTCTGCTCTTCTCCATTCTGGGCAGTATTCAGGGATCAGTGGTGCTCAGTTGTTCCTTCTATCGCGGCATTTACCGCTACTATTATTTGACCCATGGCCTGGCGCACTTGGCCAGCGTTCAGTTCACGGTGGGCAGTATTATAATGTGCATACTGGGCATGGGTCTGGCCATTGGTGTCGTGATTGGCCTCAGCATGCTGCTGTACATTCAACTCAAGACGATTGTCAGCAATCAAACGGGCATCGAAATTTGGATTGTGGAGAAGGCGCTCTACCGTCGCTACAGATCGCAAACGGAGGAGCCGTATGTGTATCCCTATGATCTGGGCTGGCGAAGCAATCTGCGTCAGGTGTTCAATGACGAGTGTCAAACTCGCGGCGACGGCATCGAATGGCCCGTCGTAGAAGGTTGCAATCAGTACTCACTAACA TGCGAACAGCTGGCCCagaaggaggagaagagaGCGCGCACACGCACCTACAAGTGCATAGCGAATGTCTCTGGTCGCTGGCTGCCCATATTCTCTCAAGGCTGGCGCGTGTGCGTCAGTGCTCCTTGCACCGATGAGCCACGCATTCGCCTGCAACCGGGCGACATCATCAGGGTGACGCGTTTCCGTCGTCACTGGCTGTTTGGAGAGCGGGAAGTCAGCGATACGCTGCAGAAGCGGAAGTCGCCAAGAAGAGGTCCTATTCGTGGTTGGTTTCCTCGGCGTTGTGTTGTGGGACTCAGCGAAATGCCTGATTCGGCGGACAGCAGCGAAGATAGTCCAAAAGGCAAAGCTGCTCCGGCTGCTTTTGCGGCAATAGCTGGCAATAGTAATGGCAATGGGCACAGCCatctgaagcagcagcaacgcaatGGACACAGTAAGAAGTATATGTAA